The DNA segment aaaagaaaagctGAAAAAGGATGATGGAGCTGAGCTAGTTGATGAAGGAGCATATCGAAGCTTAATTGGATGCTTGATGTATATTACGTCAATAAGGCCTgacattttgttttctgtgaGTGTTTTATCCAGATTTTTAAATTGTGCAAGTGAGTTGCACATGATAGCTGCCAAAAGAGTGGTTAGGTATCTTAAAGGAACTCTAGCCTATGGTATCAAATTTGGCAAAAGTCAGCACTTTAAACTCTATGGATATTATGATAGTGATTGGGGTGGCTCAATTTGTGATATGAAAAGTACTTCCGATTATTGCTTCACTTTTGGATCAGGGTGTTTCTCATGGTGCTCAAAGAAACAGGAAACAGTAGCACAGTCAACAGCTGAAGCAGAATTCATAGCAGCAGCAGCTACTGTTAATCAAGCAATATGGCTCAGgaaaattttgattgatttgTAGCTGGAGCAAGAAGATAGCACTGCGATTTTTGTGGATAATCAAGCTGCCATAGCAATATCCAAAGATCCTGTGTTTCATAGAAGGACCAAGTACTTCAAcatcaagttttattttttgagggAAGTGCAGAAGAACGGTGAATTGGTTTTACTCTATTGCAAATCAGATAATCAAGTAGCAGACATTTTTACCAAGTCATTTCATGTTAGCAGGTTCGAGTTTCTTAGAGAAAAGCTGGGAATTTGCAGCTCCTGATCCAGGAGGAGATGTTACTGTGTTTCAGTAGCTGTTAGGAATGGGTCAAAAAACCTCAACAGATTTTTAGGATAGCAgtttatttttagtcattatcCTAGTTTAGTTGTTCCTCTTTTCTAGGCATTATGCCGTTTTTTCGGCAGTCATTTTTCTATTTCAGTTATACTGCTACTCTATTTATTTTGATTACTTGAAGCTAAATAAAACAGCTCTTTCAATTACAATCATCTGACTGCTTCAGTTCATAACATAAATAAACCCATATTACCTGTTCAGAAGTTGCATATACTCCATAATGAATCTCCTTACGTGACAGCGCCTGCGAAGCTGTGAAAAAGGATTGGACCTATGGAATATGAAGGTAGGACCACAAGAAAACTAAGTTAGAACAAAGACAACGTTGACCCTTAAAAATTAGAAAGATTAAGGTACTGCATAATCTAAAAGAGAAAGATTAAGATACTGCAAGACAACAAATACATGGAAAAAATACAGATTCATTGGAAGAGGTACCTTCTCAACAACAGAAGTGAGCTTGAAAGTTAGATACAGCCCGGTCATTAAGGAAGAAAAGAGGCTTCCATACTCCTTGTTCAAAAAGAAACGATACCAAACTGGAGCTGGGAGCAAAGCACCATATACATAGCAGTAAAAGATATTCCAACAAACTTTAAAGTTGGCCCTGTAATGAAAATGACTTCTCAGaaagcttcttttgcatctatTTATTCACAGACATAGCACAGAGCAAGAAAGAGATAATTTCAATTCAGTAAATCACAGGGTAGATAAATTTATCTAAACTATTGTTATCTGCTTACGATAGTTCCGCACTCTGCTATTCTTGTAATACATCAGCAGAAGACATTTGAAGACCATTGCCGCCTGGTGGACCAAAgtatctatcaaggaaagcaaaGCAAAAGAAGTCAACTCCATGATATCATTTCACACATCAGAATGCAGACACTAAGGAAGAGCCTTCTAATAAGGATAACTTCAAAGGAACATAACACACCGCTGACCATGATCATGAAGATGGCATGCAATATCTATAACAGGAAAGGCATGAAGCAAGAAGTGCAGGTGAAGTCTTACAATCTGAAGCTTGATCTTCCCATCTTGCTTCAATGTCTGAATTTTCTACCTGAAAATATTTGGGACATTTGATACGATCAATGATAACATAGATGTAAGAATGCTCTGGCTGAAGTAGAGAACAAAAGATTTGAACCATATGTATAATTGAGTAGCTCATAAACGATtacaattatattaaaaaataaattatgatcgTGCTTATTTAGCTCCTGATATGTGTCATCTTGATAGTGAAAAAGGAGATCAAATAATCaggaaaaaaaattcagaattaTCCCAAGTCCATTCAAGAGTTGCTCAATCGTGAAGCAAAAGAATAAAATGATTTAGACCACCCTGCATCCAGGTCAGAAGTGGTCTCTGAAGCAAACAACACGGTGAATGTACCAATCATGGAAAAGAAACTGGCAGAAATGATGATGCCGCAGAAAACAAATAATGGGCTTGACAGTAAGGTCTATCTATTATATCATTAAAAAGGCAGGAAGGTTTACCACATTAATTATCTGTGGTACCTCTCACGTATAGGGGCGGAGCTACCCTTCAAGTTGGGGGTTCATCCGAATCCACatagttaaaattaatttttatgtatatatagtagatgttgaaccctttcGGTTAGTTGGTATGTTATCTAATGAACCCTTTaatgaaaatcctggctccgccactgctcaCATACAAGATTCCATATCACCATATTCCACTATATTTTACTctctccattttaatttatttggcctatttttcttttaagttcgtttcaaaaagaatgccTCTTTTCTTTTGTTAGtaactctttaatttcaactttcctaTGATATGTTTAACACCACAAGATTGAATtgcattttgatatatttgaaataTCTTTACAATGTATACTGTTGAGACTTCAAGGTTCCAAATAAACTTAACATGCATTacacaaaatcaagaatttcataTAACTAAACAGTTAGTCAAGCATTACTGAAAACTGTCATAAACAAAATAGCTTTCTCCAATAGAAAGTTTGTACATGGTTTTATAACCTCCTTCACGTTCCTCTATTAAAATCACGCTTTCCCTGCTCGAAGCTCGTAGTCACACAACTTCTCTAAAAGATGCTTCGGGTGTGTGCTTCTAGGTGCTAAAGTTGGTTATTATTCGCGGTATTTGGATCGGGCCTAagttatgtgagtcattcataacATGTGATGCAAACAAACTATCCTAATGTAAATATATCATCCGAGAAAGATTTTTCTAAAAAGATAGTAGACTGGTCTATCCTCACGCTACGCGTGCCATACTTTGAATGTTCTCTTGCGAATACCTGATGTTCATTAGCCTTCTACACTATGGcactatattattaatttattaataatgctGAAGAGTAAAATGTATACCATTCGGCTTCAAAAATTTTCACATAcacagaaaaggaaaaaagttatCTTCTtataattcatcctcaaatgtttaGCCATCGAAAGAGGTCTCCGAACCACAATATCAGGAACCATTCacataattattataattccaAATCACTAAATTGGCTATAATAAGTTAAATGGCTAGACTGAATATAATCATGTGAATTATAACCGATTGAGTTAGGTCCAAATTACCCATCTTGGGGCTTAATGCAAGTGCGAGGCAATATTACGTACCCATCTGGCCCTCAATCCATACCCTGCTCCCTCCTCAAGCTCAACAACCACGTTACGAACCGGCCACCACAACCAAAAATAACATACTAGTATTATTTGTCTAAAAGTatgtaaacttttatggtcataattatcttttataaCGACGTATATTAATGAAGCATTTTGCCAAGAGGATCTTATGACAAGAATGTAAACCCAACATACACCATCAACCAAACATAATTTTCTAATATGATGGTGGTATTTGGGCTACCTGGAGGTCACCTCAATTAGTCCACCAGTAGACTGCCCATAATCATGAGTAAAAGTCATAAAAGTAGACGCCTCTTTTTAACTAGTAAAAATTAACGGTGAGGATACTTTCTTTCCCACACTTTCCTCTTGTGTATCATTTTAATTCTTGTAAAGAGAAGTTGATTTGGTTAAAGTTTGATGATTAATCAAATTATTGTTTCCTAATTTGTATAGGAATAAGATTATATTCTCCTGGAAGGTTGGTGAACAACCCATAAAAATTTTAGGATGCTAAGCGTCCCGGGTTGGGAAAGAAATAATATAGTACTCTTTTGtctgtcccaaattttctaatttgatttctcattttacttgtcttttttcattaatcaagaagatacaaaattttcttttcatgttttaccctttgcattagcattaattattttttcttcaaattaaaatataaattgggtactatgataaactagacatgttattaattatttttttaatcaatatgtcATTTCAATTTGAAACAGgtaatttgggaagaagggaGTAAAAAacaataattgtattattttttaacccAAATTGACTGACAACTTCTAATGCAATTAAGATAGATTATCTACGTCATATTTATTGGGCGCATTCTTTTCTCGAATCAAATCCCAATATTAGAAAAAGAGTCCTTTTCTGATTTGGTAACACAACTTtggaaaaatattatatttttaatgaaaaggTCGATTATTATGAAACGGATGGATGGAGTAATTAACTTACTTAATAAATCAGGTCAATTAGGATACAATAGATAACCTTATTAAgcaaaatattagaaaaagtgaataagtatttATGAACGGAGTGAGTAATTAGTGAAGTATTTCAAGTGCAAGGTTAGGAGACTTTTTTGTCTTCACTAAATTCTTCactaaatactccctccatccatAAATACTTGTTCATTTTGATTTGACATATgccttaaaaaataataaatagatgaggaattttactatatcactttttgaatataataaattttttgctTTCAAAAATGCAATGAgtgatgtattgtatttaatactccttccgtcccaaattacccgtcctaaattttttaatttgatttctcattttacttgtcttttttcattaatcaagaagagataaaaaaaaaaattcatgttttaccctttacattaattactttttctttaaactaaaatgtaaacatcatttaataggggtgatatgataaactagccatgttattaattatttttcttaatcaatgtgtcatctcaatttgggacgcataatttgggacggagggagtacaaggataaaatagataaaaataggtGAATTATCCATTGATTTCATAAACTGGACAAACATTGTTCCCAAAATAGAAAGCGCACAAAAGATGGACGGACCGAGTACATCGGTGTCATTAAATTTTCAATCTCCACCCACTTTTTCAGTCAGTGATAAGGTAAGTGACTTCATTTACCTTGTAAGGTAACTGACGATGTTAACTTTTAATGGACACGATAAATACATGTGTTTACCTTGTCTGTTATGGAATTTATTCATTTTCATATGTCCCTTtagaattttgaatgaaaaatcttGCCCTTTAGGCTTCGGACTCCAAAAGTTTTAGTATGCTAAGCGTCTCAAATTGGGcaagaaataataaattgaaCACTATTGaatactattgaaccttatgttctgataccaagtttgtaacgctccaaatctggtacccggaatgctacacggtgctcatgaccccgaaggaccacaagctaacccatgactgatatttgtacctgagaactgcataatatactgtataaatacggaATAAAAgactgaaaagccataaggttcaaatagcTGATAAAACATAGCATCTgaaaatacggtatatcaataccaaaacaaaactgaaataactgtctgaacatgctatagtctggaagcctttaaactgtcaaaaaaactgtggagttgatgggacatgtccccaactaactccggactactaaaataataaagtaataaaataaacatgctatcctcgaatgatgaggactcactgctagtctagctgctgaacgtctgatctactaaggatgctctggagctcgtgcttctgagcctatggtataaaacaccatagcgcaaatgcgtcagtacgattaaatgtactggtatgcaagtgaggtaggctgaatgcaaggggtttatatgcatgaacaatactaccTGACTcaataacatgaacgtgaaaatacatgcatgaatacgtaaactataactgagatcatgacattactgaatctgaatactgataacataaatttttgtataactgatatactattatctgaataactgtgtctaacagtcctatttctgatggaactagctgagtctcgtactgaactgggtgactgtatcggacagtcctgaattctgtagaactatctgagttctattactgagactgcgactgagactgtaactttagaaagtagtcatctaatcaacatgcgccaaataagataatataattgagttggggtccagtctgtaaccccagttggaagggtgtcaataccgcgccactggtaaggacaagctgtgagtaatccctcatctaacaagtactctaaggagaacggtgggagcctcgtataacaggttaagccacctcatctacccttaactagcaggtttgatgtctcaacctacgctggctacgtagttctggagcgcaaggattgcttctaagaatcacaccctctaataactagtgagttcccatccttgggctcactcggtgctgaatcctactcccatttgaatagacactgaacatgattaactgaacttaacTGGACTGCGTTtattgagttctgttgactaacgaaatactactgagattactgaaattactgtgtttactgagttttcctgagtcatatgactgactgagttctatgaatcatggcttgactgagagtatctggaaaacataacactggctctaggaacgcagctaaattattgggtacaagtccccccaagactcgatagcatgaaactgacaagacatgacacttcttgacacatgaccatagtcaacaattcataggacaatcattggggattttcatgaagtattcgcatgctataagcttacacatgaataggaatgcatgtaagcatatcataatttcataagcctaatctcatgagcattacgtcaatccattacaacacataacaataacgtgggagtcatatcaaacataagggagaaacTGGATTCATATATTTTGGTCACAAACGAGTCATAAGGCAAAATTCTTATTCTctcaggcattttatcaaacaccttgcatgcatatctttaggcttaggcatgaatattgaaataatacttcatggAAATATTTTACACTTTCAATACAAtaatttcaaccacatactaacatatttttatgatagtcattaaagacttcaacttggaaatcaaacaacaacataaacatggatataattcaattcataccatggaatccaaagtttatatttcaaatagggtttcttaagcttcatgagtgaaaggaatccatgaatcaacacttgacatacctgggtggatgatttcttggaaattggtggaggaaagcttgaattctcgccttgggattagacacctagagtttcttgttcttggggattgatctttgagagaaaccctaatttggtgttgtggatgaataaagaagttatgaACTCTGgtttggtataattaggggtcaaaacgggtggaaaaaaactcaaatacccttttaaaaatgacttaaaatcactGATCAGAAGTGGAGACGGTTTggttgatggtccgtcgctagatcgacggtccatcggtcctgaccattgtacttggccagaacctgaactttctgcctcgtctgcgacggtttgggcgacggtccgttgctagctcgacggtccatcgatcCTGACGGTCGTACTTGGCCAGAAGACGAGTTCACTATCTTAgttgcgatggcttgggcgacagtccgtcgctagctcgacggtccgtcggcctgaccgtcgcttctggTCAGTTCCGATATTTCTCTATAAAACgtccataattttttactttgataccatatttggacaaaattggtatcgttggaaagctaatttaatttcccacgtgataaaaagtaaaaattggagaaattctgtctaatttaaacattaattatttaggaagtcatcactaactcttctggagactagatttaacttaaaaaaagtttagggtattacaatatctcccccttggaaacattcgtcctcgaatgggactgactagacTGGGAAAACTGATAGACTAATCTTACTTAAGGGATGTGAACATTTGAACATGTCTATATGAATGGAActtctgatatactgaaatctcatactgaatatgcatgtctgatgcatggatatgtgaCAGATAGTCTTCATGgatgcatgactgaaattactgagaaacttagtttctcatgatgagaatgcatatttgatgcatgaatacatgactgacatgatacatgaacatatgactggatatgcaagggtatttgatactaagtttataactgaaatctgtacataaaactgaataagtttaaggaaagctattaccttgggctgagtctgagtttgcgaagaagaggtgagaatacttggtccgcatgtctgcttcttcttcctaagtagctcactcaacgaactgattctgccaaagaactttgactagaggaacttctttgttcctcagtctacgagtctggtagtcaagaattttgattgggaTCTCTTCtaaagaaaggttgttctgaatgtctaagCCCTCTACCGGGACTAAAactgctgggttacctatgcacttctttagcaaggagacatggaacactggatgaactgaggctagatttgaaagcaatttaagctcataagctacattgccgaaacgactgagaattttgaagggactgatatatcggggactgagctttcctttcttgccgagtcgcttcactcccttcatgggagatatttttaagtacacataatcaccaatctcaaacttgagatcctttttgggcacatctacataagacttctatcagctctgagcagcccaaagtctttctctgatcaactagactttttctaaggcattgaatactaagtcaggccctactactgcgacctcacccacttcgaaccaaccgattggagatctgtacctcctactatagagagctttaaatggagctatctgaatacttgaatgatagctattgttgtatgcaaactcaatcaaagaaaagtggtcatcccaactccccttgaaatcaattgcacacgcccttagcatatcctccaaggtctgaatggtcctttctgcttgaccatctgtccgaggatgaaaggttatactgaggtaaacttaggtatcaagacccttttggaatattttccagaagtaagaggtgaattaggtacctctgtctgaaataatagacaacgaaacaccatgaaatctgaccaact comes from the Capsicum annuum cultivar UCD-10X-F1 unplaced genomic scaffold, UCD10Xv1.1 ctg3236, whole genome shotgun sequence genome and includes:
- the LOC124891216 gene encoding secreted RxLR effector protein 161-like is translated as MEECKSVSTPINQKEKLKKDDGAELVDEGAYRSLIGCLMYITSIRPDILFSVSVLSRFLNCASELHMIAAKRVVRYLKGTLAYGIKFGKSQHFKLYGYYDSDWGGSICDMKSTSDYCFTFGSGCFSWCSKKQETVAQSTAEAEFIAAAATVNQAIWLRKILIDL